The DNA window ACAAAGTAAATTGTTTTGAACAGACAATTAGTTAACttatttggaaattaaatCTCATGTTAAATTCGTGTTCAAAATGGTAATTGTGCCAATAATTAGTTCCATGACTGTAACTTAGCAAGTACACAAACCCAATCTATTCCTgtcgaaaacaaaaaagtcaATAGTatcgaaaaaatgaaattatcaCATCTCTAactaaaaggaaaacaaacacCATCTGAATTACAACTATTTGTAACTGAATGAATTTAACGTTATTAAATACTGCCGTAAGAAAATAAGTACAATTAAAAGGCAACTTTATGGCATTTGTTAATTTCAGAGCGATGGAGAATCCAATGTGTCGTGTCTGCCgaagtggaaatggaaatatgGTCAATATGTTCGAAGACACGCTTGAACCCAATTCCATTGTGAATATGGTTTCTCAGTTCAGCGACTCTAAAATTTCTAAAGGAGATTCCATTTGTTCTCCCTGCCTTCAAGACGCGAAAAATGCATTCAAGTTCTCCGAAGAAGTGGTCGCTGATGTGAGAGAAGATGAAGAACCCCGTGGAGAGCCGTTCCAATGTCTGGTGAAGAACGAGCCGCTGGTTGAAGAGGAGGACGACTACCAGCACGATGCCCAACTAAAGAACAAAGTGGTCGATGAGGTGGAACCCCACACAAACCTCTTTCAGGTGAAGAACGAGCCCCTTGAAGCCTACGAAGTCTATGAGTTCGAAGAGGAAAACAGCCACATTGCAGACAGCAACATTGATGAGCTGGTGGACGAAGTTAAAGTCGAAGAGACGGAAATCGATGATGAAGGAACAGAGAGGGACGAGGAGCACTGTGAGCCTCAGCAACGGGAGAGTAATATGAAATGCCATGCTTGTCAAAAGACTTTCGTAATTAGAGCTGAGCTTAAGGAGCACCTGCAATCCCACATAGGAGAACGTCCGTTCCAGTGCGCACACTGCCCAAAGGCTTTTAAATCGAATTTGAGTCTAAGGAGTCATTTGCGCATTCACGCAGGAAGATCGTTTAAGTGTTCGCACTGCGAAAAGGCTTTTAGTAAAATAGCAAGTCTTAGCACACACCTGAAAACACACACTAGTGAACAATTGCTCAAGTGCTCTTACTGCTTTATGCCTTTTATTGACAAATCGTGCTTTCAGGATCATATGGAAAGCCACAAAGGACAGCTACAGTGCTCCCACTGTCCAACGACTTTTGCCTCAAATCATGCCTTTCAAAAGCACTTGCTAACCCACAGAAAACATGGGGCGTTTTCACCCGGTTTGGGTCGTAACAGACACGAGGTAATCCACTCAGAGCTAAAACCTTTCAAGTGCACCCACACCGACTGCTCAATGTCCTTCAAATGGAGGCAGGGTCTCCGGAGACACCTGATGTCGCACGCAGTGAGGCGATGGAGGGGCAAGCAAACGGAGTTCAAGTGCCTCCATTGCGAAAAGTCGTTTACCCGGAAACAAACTTGTGAATCGCACATGCGAACGCACACGGGAGAAAAGCCGTTTCAGTGCTCCTACTGCCTGAAGTCCTTTTCCAGTAGTTCCTATCTCGACAAGCACTTGCGATCGCACTCAGCACCGGAGTTCCAGTGCCCACACTGTGCAAAGCCCTTCACACAGGAGTTGAGTCTGCAGAAACACCTGCAAATTCACATAGGAAAAGATCAGTACAAGTGTGCCCAGTGTCCAAAGATCTTACCCAGCGATCTACACCTGCAAAGGCACCTGCACGCGCACTCTGAAGTCCTTCGCTTCAAGTGCCCCCACTGTCCAAGGGCGTTCAGCGAGAGCCACGATCTTGGGACACATTTGGAAACGCATTAAGGACTCCAGTAGCCCActtaaatgtatataatttGAGTTATATTACACTGAGTTACATTTTTAGTTGTTTGGAATGCAGCCGCAGGTGGCATTTTGGCACTCACCTATCATATGGATATGAACCCAtcggaaaatattatattatttttatttagttttgtatttttcaatTCTCAGCCTGCAATAATGTACAAGACGTTTACCTGCACTTtgataaatttgaatttttataagcCAAGTTTTATAGTGTCTATAAAGGGAACTAACTGCTGTTCTCAAAAGGAAAGCTtgtttaaaaaccaaaagtaTCCTTACTTTTGTTATCTGTGGGCTAttactaaaaataaagtttgtataaataaactaattggCAAGGCGATCGCGGTTTTTGCTGCCCCGGAACCAGTTCGCTCCGCCACCGTGAACCGATCATAGTGTTCACTACGTTACGCCAAGAACCATCGATACTTGTATCGAAATATTTGTTCGGTCACGACCGCACAAATCACAGCTCGCGAAGCTCGCAAGAACGGGACCGGAGAACCGAGAACGGAGAACCGAGAACCGAACACGAAGAACGGAGGTCGGAGAGCGAGGCGCGCGTTCGCGGTCGATCGCTTCTCCCCACTTCCACTTGCTAAACATTTCAGTTCGCGGAGCCGGAGCTCTCGGTTAAAGGTTCAAAGTGATGTGAGGCGAAAAAGCGACAAGTCGAAAAAGAAAGCAAAGGCTGGGCTGGGAATAAGAGTAAAATGAAACTGGGATcgcggcggcagcaacaagtTTTAGTGCTCCCCCCTTGCGCCGCTCGTTCGTGTTTGCTGCTCTCCGCTTTGCCCGCCCCGTTCGTCgccgttttttattttgttttgcccattttatcagaatcggaacCCAATCCGATCCCGACCACCTCCAAAAAAGCGCAAGGCGAGCGCCGAGCTGCGAGCTGATCGCCGATCCGCTCCAAAAGCGTTCCCATTCCGAGTGCATAGTGCATGCAAAGTCGCGAGGCTGCTGCGCTTTCGAAATTACACAACCCACATGGGGCAGCGCCAACAAAGGCCTCAGCCCCAgcctcagcagcagcagcagcgacagcaacagcaacaatagcGGGCAGCGACCATGGCCCCCACTACCAGTCCGCCGCCCAAGCTGGCCAAGTTCAAGTCCTCGTCGCTGGACCACGAGATCTACACGGCGAACCGACGCGGCACCATTGCCACGGCCTCCAGCGACTGGAAGGCGCTCCGCGGCGGAGgagtagcagcagcaggaggtgGCTTCGGAGGCGGCGGCCCCGGAAGCCATCCCTCCAATGGACGCTCCCTTCACGCCGGCGGTGCCATGACCAGGGCCGCCTCCACCTCctcgctggccagcagcacGCGCACCATGACCAACTACCAGGAGTACAAGATGGAGATTATCAACCAGGTGAGCACCTGGTGGCCTCTGCAATGCGCCTTCAATGTCACGGACAGAACACAGCATACTCCGAGTTTCCCCTTTATTGGAGAACACTTTAAGGTCTTTTAATGAAAGAAAACTAACATATCAGTTGAAGTTGAACACTGCATCTTGGGAGTACTAGGGCTGGGATTGAGTTCAGTGTGCTTAAACTATATAAAGCATATTAATATGTTTAGTGGTGAACTTTTCttgtaaaaattgaaaacgatCTGCCATTAAGTTAATATCTAAAACCTGTTTCAAAgtacatatttaaaagttttaaagtattttttaggGATTTGAACACTTTATCCTAGAGATCTTTAAGAGTTGCGTCAGGCAATATGACTaaaatgtagaattttttacaaaattcggTTATTTTTATACCAAGGGTGTTTGCTTTTTTGTAGTTCCATACCTGTAATATTTGTAGGTCCACTTCAAGTGATGAAAACCCATTTTTCCGAATCTGATATGACAAAATGTACTATGTAAACATATTTcagttaaataatttgttcttGTAGCTcacacatttatattttttgttatcttttctttttaaattcgTCATAATTCCCAAATCAGCAACtgtgttttgaaaaaaatataaaactaacTATTTATTGTTTCATCTTAAACTGTTTTTAAGCAAGTACGAAATGTTTGTTTGGTGTTATCTACATCTAGGGGACaccaattaaacaaatatttgattgTTGCTGAATGTTGACGAGACTTGATAAAAGTTTGGGTGGGTCTggaattttctttctttccttaaaaaaatattattagttgtATGAATATTTCTCAGTTAGAACtataaagaaaacatttatagGCACACATACCCAATCCCTGGCAGTATTCGCACAACCTCTGTTTCATTACAGAATATCCCAAAATAGAATACAATGTCTTTTATAAAGAAGCTTTTAAATTAATGAGTTATAAATGTTAACGTACAACTTTGTAGGGGAACATTATCGTTTTCCAACAAGTCGCAGGAGAATGGCATTCTATTTATGAATTTACTTTTATTCAGTTATAAAGATCTTGTCCGTTTCGAAATATTCAACTTAATATGATTGTTTATGTGGGGCAAGTtcttaacaatttaaataagtaGTAGTAGGACTTCAAGGCAATATAAAATCTTCGGCAAGTGCACGAAAGTGGGAAACCTAGCCTCAAGCTGTTCAAATAAATGGTGTTTTgtggacacattttaaaatagcgACCACATCAAAACAGACAACAGGTCGGCAAACAGCGGGAGCCTCGATTCCCATTTACTGTGCCAAAATGTTTGCGAAACTTCCTATTTGAAAGGTGGTTGCGCTCGAGGACGAGCCCTTCGTATCTATATAATTTACCAATCGTGGCTGGCACTGTCGCAGGTTAATTGATAAGgtacatattttttgtttcggccATATTCGCGTTTATCTCGGAGACAGTCTGATAAAAAGTTCCAGTGCACGCACGTTCCCTTCGCTTCGctatgtaaaatatttgccCCGCTCTTCTAGGTGAGCGAAATGCAAagtgtttatttaatatatttgactTTGCCTAGACTGATAATTTGTTGGGGAATTTTTTGCGCAAAGCGCATTGCGGAAGTGAGTCGAGAATGCAGGCCCTCAGCCTATCAACTTTCGAATGGTAGTGGGATTTGAACGAGGCCATTGCCAAACATGTATGCTGAATCCCAAAAATCAATGGCACCTGGACGAAAGGGAAGAACCCCAGAGGCGCCCCGAGTAAAGCCATTATAAACAAGTCttccaaaaataaaccaaacaCTCACGCGAAAACCTTAAGTGATGATGAGCCATCGAACTCTGGTCGGCGAAGTCAATTTTGTGGCAAGTTGGGCGCACAAGTGTATCGCCATAACCAGATCACGTAAACAAATTGACGGATTTATTGGCACGGCCCGCGGGCAGGTGATCAATTAACTGGCAGGGAGGCTGGACGGGCTCGGAGCGCCCTCAATGGACTTGTCAAGCCCCAGCCGAAAGCCACAAGGCCAGCAATTTGGCATGGAGTCGATCTCTTTGGCTGGCCATGTCATAAGTCAAGTTGGCGCCAGAGTAGGTAATTGTCTGTTTGCTCGGGCTCCAAGTCGTTGGCGTGACGAACGCTAATTGTGCGACATAAATTGGGGGAAGCTGTGGCTAAATTGATCGGAATCGATCGGGGGTACATGAAAGTGGGTTTCCTAATTGCGGCAAACACTTAGCGTCTTACAGATTCCAGAAGCTCTCGGTTTGCCTTAATTATTTCGCACAGCACGTGCTGATCGCCTCTTTTTGTTTAGAACCGCCCTCGTTGTTTATTACCGCCATGTGCACTCAGCACTCAGTTCGGCTGCAATTTTACAGACTCTGTAAGAGGTGAGATTGAAATTGCCCAGGTGTCCACGGATCTCAGGTGTAAACCAATTCCGCAAGACGTAAATAGGTTCGCCGGAAACTTCGCGGCAGatattgatttgatttgattgagTGCCGCGCTGATGGGGCGAAATTGTCTGGCAATGATCAAAGCTCAGTGGTTAATTTGATTGAACTTTTGGCGCTGTCGTTTGATTTCAGGGGAAATGCCTGTGCGGCCAGTACATCAGAGCCCGGCTGCGGCGGGCAGGAGTCCTCAACCGAAAGGTGACACAGCGCCTGCGCAACATCCTGGACCCCGGCTCCTCGCACGTGGTCTATGAGGTCTTTCCGGCCCTGAACAGCGTGAGTGGTTGGTCTTCAATTCACCAGAGAATAACCTGCCAAATAACCCACTTTCATCCACAGATGGGCGAGGAACTGGAGCGCATGCACCCCCGGGTATACACAAACATATCGCGCCAGCTGTCGAGGGCCCCTTTCGGCGAGCTGGAGGACAGCGACATGGCACCCATGCTGCTCAATTTGGTGGCCAAGGACCTGTTCCGCTCGAGCATCACCTGGGGCAAGATAATCTCAATCTTCGCCGTCTGCGGCGGCTTTGCCATCGACTGCGTGCGCCAAGGTCATTTCGATTACCTACAGTGCCTGATAGACGGGCTGGCCGAGATCATAGAGGACGACCTGGTCTACTGGCTGATCGACAACGGCGGTTGGCTCGGCCTGTCGCGACACATCCGACCCCGGGTCGGGGAGTTCACGTTCCTGGGCTGGCTTACGCTGTTCGTGACCATCTCGGCGGGCGCCTATATGGTCTCCAATGTGTGTAAGCGGATCGGTGGGCACCTGTATTCGCTGCTCTTCTAGCCTTGCCCCGAAACGTGTCGTTTTAGATGTAAATTTGTACCATTAGTCAGTGAGAGCTTCGAATCATTCCTGCTTCCATGGACACCGCGTCGTAGTATGTAGTGCACATTGTTTTATCTGTAATATTGTTATCCTAACCTAGGCGCAATAAAGCGTGTGTTTAAAACTATTGATTTGAATTTGGCGCGCAAGAGTGATGCCAGATTGGCCGACTAGCCACAGGTGGCTTATGGAAATgaaacaaatgttttatttgttaGATGTGGAAAATGCTAAGTATACAACTTGTTGAATCAGATTAAAAACAATCTCTTGTAACGTTTTTGCGTAACGTTAACGTTAAGAATTTCAACaagcatttaaaatgttcaaaaaataaaaattttatattgcAAATGTATTTCccatatataaaaatagttattaaaaatattacttagTATATAATTTAAGGCACAGTTTTATCTCAAAGAGGTTGCCACACAGTCAAAACTGTAGTATTAAACGAGTCTGGTGGCAACGCCCTGACTGCGACAAGCCATTTGTTGTGAATGGTCTATTCCCActtatttatgtaaataaagtTGATTTGCAACAAATAATGCCATGTCAGGTGAGTGCACCGTGTGAGTGGGCCTGAGCGTTGAGTAACGACCAACTGCAGTGTTCAACCAGGCTGAGGAGACTAACCCGGACGCCCACGTGGAGCAAGTAGTCTTCTCGGGAAGTGGATCTGGAGGGCAGGAGTTATTCTATTGCGAGAGCTGCGGCAACGTCTATGAGGATAGCGAAGCGTATGCCCGCGATCATACCGGTCAACCCGGCTTCTGCGGGGGCGCAGAGGAAGGACTGGAGTTCGTAGACGGGATGACAGGAGATTTCATTTTAGAGGAGGTCGGCGACGAGGACATCGTCGAGCCGGACGTGCCGCTCTGGGAGCTGGTGGAGGAAGTTCCGGGCAACAGCACGGCTGAGCACGGTGATGCCGAGCCCAGCGAGTCGGATCGCTACTTTTGCTACGACTGCCACAGCATTTTCGAGAACCGCAGCAGTGCCGAGGAACACGTCTGTCCGCAGGCGGAATCCGCGGCAGGTTCCAGCCAGCAGGTGAAGGCAGAGTCCAATGCAGCGGTCCGGCGAAAATTGAGCAGTGCTAGTGGCAGGACGGGTCCAAAAGATGCATCCTCCGCAATTAGCTGCGGGATTTGCAACACCGTTTTCAGCTCGGAGAAGTTCCTAAAGTTCCACATGCGCATCCACGACAGTCGCGCGTCCAAGAGCATTCAGGACGCCCTTCCCGTAGGCGCCCATCAGCAGTACAGCGAGCTGGATCAGTTCTACTGCGAAATCTGTAACAAGAGGTGGGTTTTCTTTGCACAAGTTATTCAGAATAATATCGCAGCATATCTCCTTACAGCTTCGATGAGAACCTCTTGGCGGTGCACAAACAGATGCACCAACAGACCACGTACGAGATTatgtgcagcatctgcaaCCGAAAGTTCGACGACCAAGTTACCTTCCATATGCACCAAAAGATCCACGAGAAACCTCGGGAGACCAAGACCTCTGGAAGACCTAACCAGCGTCCTAGTGTTGTCGACAAGGAAAAGCCCGGGTTTCCCTGCCAGTACTGCGAGCGCGTGTTCACCCGTCCCTTCGAAAAGGTCAAGCACGAACGCGTTCACACGGGTGAGAAGCCCTACGCCTGCGAGGTCTGCGGGAAGACATTTCGTGTGTCCTACTCGCTAACCCTTCACCTGCGCACCCACACCAACATTCGGCCGTATGTGTGCACGGTGTGCAACAAGCGGTGGGTTGGAAACAGGCGAATCTCTTACCTAAGTTACTCATCAATTATAATTTCAGATTCAAATCACACCAAGTGTACTCCCATCACCTGCGCATCCACAGTTCGGAGCGGCAGTTTGCCTGCGATGCGTGCCCCAAGTCATTTCGCACCTCCGTGCAGCTGTACGCCCACAAAAACACCCACACCAAGCCTTACCAGTGCGCTGTGTGCAACCGGCCCTTCTCCTCGATGTACGCCGTCAAGAATCACATGCAGACCCACAAGGATGACAAGGGTAAAGAAAGTGCCGGTGCTAGTACGGCGACCCTCAAGAGCGGAAAGCCTGCGAAAACCCAGTCTGCTGGCAAGTTTTATTGTAGCACTTGCGGAGCTGAGTATGCGCGACTCTTCGCCCTACGCCTGCACATGAAGTCGGCCCACGGCGTGATGGAGGATGCGGCCTTGCGGCAGGAGGATCCCTCCGGGACAACTGAAGAAGTGCAAGCCGTCGAGACCGATGATTCCGAGACTGCGGTGCTAATAGCTGCCGCCGAAGCAGACGCCGCCTATATTAATGCTGTGGTAAACGACGTCGACGTTGTGGGGTCTGTTCCCACCTACGAGGAGTGCGTTGAGGTGGGTTTCTATCTGAATTCGAGTGACCCCCGACACCTTCTCTTATCTTCTTTCTTTATATTTCAGTTTGACGTGGATAATTTTCACAGCGAGGAGATTATCACGGATTGGCTTAAGTAGCTGTGTACATTTTTACTCCGACtagcaaataaattattgttatagcaattatataattcatttattttcgaAATGCATTAGGGAATCTACTTTTGTGTTTTGAATTAGATAAACTAAACCATTGAGCATTGGCGGTAAAAACTTAATTCCAATTGCCTAGTTTTCTAGGTGTGTATGCATTAGGATAGCATCTTCTTTCGATCAGTTCACTTTAAATAACTTTCACAGAGCAGCTACCAAATAGTTTTGTTAgaaattgtaaaaactttattgGGATCATAACTGGCGTGTAACAAGTAAATATATTGCTGGCGTACAATGAGACCAGTCCGTTGTGTTAGCTGACGTACAGGGATAAATTAAGGGCGATTATATAACTACAACTAATTGTACAACCTTAGACTAACAGAACGTGTGATTGGTGTGCAGCCTGGGCGGGGACCTACTCCTGGTCGCCCGCAGCCTCGtcttcctgctcctcctcgctgTTGTCCTCGTCACAGATCTCCTTGAGGACCTCCACCAGGTTCTTGGCCTCGTCCAGTTCCTGGCGCATTGTGTCCATCTCCTCCTCCAGTCCCTCGATGCGCTCGTGAAGGTGTCGGTTCTCGGTGAGAGAGTCCTCCAGGGCCAGGCGGCGCTGCTCGGCCAGCAGCTTGTAGTAGTTCTCGCCGGGCTCGGCCTCGCTTGTGAGATCCTCCGCTGTGATGGGTTTGTCTGCACTACCGCTGGGCTTAACCTCCGCCTCCAAATCGGTTTGAGTGTCCGCGTCCCTCGTCGACGTCGCTGGCGCAGCGGTGGCCGCGTCCACGCACTTGCGCTTGCCGTACTTGGGCGCGACCTGGACGCCGGCCTTGAGGCGACTCAGCTGATCCACGATGGAGGCGCGCCCGGAACCAGTAAGGTTCTCCTTGTCGTTGACGTTGCCCTGCAGGGGCTTCAGGGTCTTGCGCTGCTGTTTAAggtgctcctgctgctcgGCCTCGCTCTCGACTTGGATGTAGACCCTGGCAGCGCTCGAGGACATCTTCGAAGGCGTTTCTTTGTGGCTTTGGTGGGTTCGGTGTTTGGGTTGTCGGGCGGCAGCGTGCGTGCTAATTGCTTGCCGTTTGTTTATGCATTAATTTAAGCTGATCTGTTCTGCTGTTTTCCACTCGTTGTAATGGCCGCCAAAAATGCCGATGCCGCGTGCTGTTGTCCAAcactgttttcttttttagggCTACATCACACACCATTCCATCCCTGGTTTTCGTGTCACGACTATCGAGTTTTCACATGAGCGCGCCAATATATCGAAAACAAAGATTTTTTAAGCTGGTTAGTCTTACATTgaaacaatattaaaattgaaatgaaaaacaGGATTTAAAATCCTAGCTGCGTTGAGCAGTAGAATACTGCTAATGCTACGAAATCGCACAACGATTAAAATCTGGGTATATATACtgttaaaatacaatttatttgacTTTCGGAGTAAAACCCTGGGCACATGGGGTGGGGTGCTAGGCCAGAAACTAAAGTTTTGACCGAAGCATAccaatctttttttaaatattgtttcaACATTGCTACAATGCTAACAGCATTGCTCCAAAATAAAGTACAATACTGCTCCCagaaaatttttgttttccatttaataACATAATTTCATCATGTCtgaaaaagtgaaaacaaacgttttttaacatgaaaaataatttgatccggtaatttattatttttgaaaagagcATGCTGTGCAAAACGGTATTGCGAAAATTTCTAAACTATAATCTGAAGAAAAATATGTTGAACATATGTACACAAAATTAGGATAGGATAAAGGAGTTGGGGAAGGACGTGATGACTCACTTTGGGTGCACTCAAGGCTAGATTCGTCTCGATTCTTCTTTGGGTTTAGCATGCTTGTATGTTCTTGTATATATGTAGAAGTCTTAAATAATTTGTGGTGGTATTTACATTGAAAAAGCGATTGCATTCTGCATTTTGAAGATCAAGGGTTATGTTAACGTAAAGAATTGGCACTTTAAAGTATATTCTACTCAATAATGGTTAAGGTTACTATAGTAACCTATGACCTATATAACCTTTAAGAACGGTATAGGCtatcgactatcagatacccgttattcAGCTTAAGACAGACAGgcagataataataaaataattattagaaACACGTTGCAATCCACAATTTTGGCCCTTGGTCTAGCAGGTAAGAAAGAACTTTACACTGCACTGACTGCATTGAACGGATTAGAGCAAGTAGCATATTTTTGGTTGTGCctgaaaaacattttcgaaataTGAAACTGCCACAggcctatcgtccagaagtcacttctaagtcacttctggaagatggaaagacgatagtacacattttacaaaaacaaaatatacatataccgcgtagaagtaacttctaagtcatttcttcccgacgggagtgacttccgcgatcctaatgcgatatcgcggacgatagttttcTTCCGCGttagaaaatgcttgcagggaTCTATTTACAGCTTATTGCTTATTAAAACTGcaactatttaaaaacacaacgAAGTAAAGTTTCTTACTCAGATATTTAATATGAATAAACCAAGCCAATGTGAGCAATTAATTAGCTTTCTGTTACTCTAaaagaatttgaaattcattaTATAGATCTGCGCTTGGCGTTGCTTCAATTGAAGCGCTTTAGAAATCGAGAGGAGAATTTGGAGGTTGTAACCAGGAAAATTGAGGCGGTCATGGAGGATCAAAAACCTCGATTGATTTGCCTATCAGAGAACTTCACCAGAAGTTCTGGCTTCCACAGAGACCCGGAAAACGTCAGGGATGGATACTGCTTCCAACGGCTCCCCGAGCTGGCCAGGAAGCATGAGGTGTACATCGTGGGCGGGACGATACCAGAGAAGGGCCAGAACGATGAGG is part of the Drosophila biarmipes strain raj3 chromosome 2R, RU_DBia_V1.1, whole genome shotgun sequence genome and encodes:
- the LOC108029884 gene encoding zinc finger protein 501 encodes the protein MENPMCRVCRSGNGNMVNMFEDTLEPNSIVNMVSQFSDSKISKGDSICSPCLQDAKNAFKFSEEVVADVREDEEPRGEPFQCLVKNEPLVEEEDDYQHDAQLKNKVVDEVEPHTNLFQVKNEPLEAYEVYEFEEENSHIADSNIDELVDEVKVEETEIDDEGTERDEEHCEPQQRESNMKCHACQKTFVIRAELKEHLQSHIGERPFQCAHCPKAFKSNLSLRSHLRIHAGRSFKCSHCEKAFSKIASLSTHLKTHTSEQLLKCSYCFMPFIDKSCFQDHMESHKGQLQCSHCPTTFASNHAFQKHLLTHRKHGAFSPGLGRNRHEVIHSELKPFKCTHTDCSMSFKWRQGLRRHLMSHAVRRWRGKQTEFKCLHCEKSFTRKQTCESHMRTHTGEKPFQCSYCLKSFSSSSYLDKHLRSHSAPEFQCPHCAKPFTQELSLQKHLQIHIGKDQYKCAQCPKILPSDLHLQRHLHAHSEVLRFKCPHCPRAFSESHDLGTHLETH
- the LOC108030414 gene encoding bcl-2-related ovarian killer protein — translated: MAPTTSPPPKLAKFKSSSLDHEIYTANRRGTIATASSDWKALRGGGVAAAGGGFGGGGPGSHPSNGRSLHAGGAMTRAASTSSLASSTRTMTNYQEYKMEIINQGKCLCGQYIRARLRRAGVLNRKVTQRLRNILDPGSSHVVYEVFPALNSMGEELERMHPRVYTNISRQLSRAPFGELEDSDMAPMLLNLVAKDLFRSSITWGKIISIFAVCGGFAIDCVRQGHFDYLQCLIDGLAEIIEDDLVYWLIDNGGWLGLSRHIRPRVGEFTFLGWLTLFVTISAGAYMVSNVCKRIGGHLYSLLF
- the LOC108030432 gene encoding zinc finger protein 260 isoform X2, with amino-acid sequence MPCQAEETNPDAHVEQVVFSGSGSGGQELFYCESCGNVYEDSEAYARDHTGQPGFCGGAEEGLEFVDGMTGDFILEEVGDEDIVEPDVPLWELVEEVPGNSTAEHGDAEPSESDRYFCYDCHSIFENRSSAEEHVCPQAESAAGSSQQVKAESNAAVRRKLSSASGRTGPKDASSAISCGICNTVFSSEKFLKFHMRIHDSRASKSIQDALPVGAHQQYSELDQFYCEICNKSFDENLLAVHKQMHQQTTYEIMCSICNRKFDDQVTFHMHQKIHEKPRETKTSGRPNQRPSVVDKEKPGFPCQYCERVFTRPFEKVKHERVHTGEKPYACEVCGKTFRVSYSLTLHLRTHTNIRPYVCTVCNKRFKSHQVYSHHLRIHSSERQFACDACPKSFRTSVQLYAHKNTHTKPYQCAVCNRPFSSMYAVKNHMQTHKDDKGKESAGASTATLKSGKPAKTQSAGKFYCSTCGAEYARLFALRLHMKSAHGVMEDAALRQEDPSGTTEEVQAVETDDSETAVLIAAAEADAAYINAVVNDVDVVGSVPTYEECVEFDVDNFHSEEIITDWLK
- the LOC108030432 gene encoding zinc finger protein 260 isoform X1 gives rise to the protein MSVFNQAEETNPDAHVEQVVFSGSGSGGQELFYCESCGNVYEDSEAYARDHTGQPGFCGGAEEGLEFVDGMTGDFILEEVGDEDIVEPDVPLWELVEEVPGNSTAEHGDAEPSESDRYFCYDCHSIFENRSSAEEHVCPQAESAAGSSQQVKAESNAAVRRKLSSASGRTGPKDASSAISCGICNTVFSSEKFLKFHMRIHDSRASKSIQDALPVGAHQQYSELDQFYCEICNKSFDENLLAVHKQMHQQTTYEIMCSICNRKFDDQVTFHMHQKIHEKPRETKTSGRPNQRPSVVDKEKPGFPCQYCERVFTRPFEKVKHERVHTGEKPYACEVCGKTFRVSYSLTLHLRTHTNIRPYVCTVCNKRFKSHQVYSHHLRIHSSERQFACDACPKSFRTSVQLYAHKNTHTKPYQCAVCNRPFSSMYAVKNHMQTHKDDKGKESAGASTATLKSGKPAKTQSAGKFYCSTCGAEYARLFALRLHMKSAHGVMEDAALRQEDPSGTTEEVQAVETDDSETAVLIAAAEADAAYINAVVNDVDVVGSVPTYEECVEFDVDNFHSEEIITDWLK
- the LOC108029906 gene encoding geminin codes for the protein MSSSAARVYIQVESEAEQQEHLKQQRKTLKPLQGNVNDKENLTGSGRASIVDQLSRLKAGVQVAPKYGKRKCVDAATAAPATSTRDADTQTDLEAEVKPSGSADKPITAEDLTSEAEPGENYYKLLAEQRRLALEDSLTENRHLHERIEGLEEEMDTMRQELDEAKNLVEVLKEICDEDNSEEEQEDEAAGDQE